The DNA region TTGAAGTGAGGCCACATTCTTTGGTCATTGGTAATTCTACTATGAACATCTCGAAAATTAGGATCTCTAGGTTGTATATACTTCTTGGACATTTGTACCATGCAATGCAACACTTCTGTAAATTTGCGACTAATAGTCTCACTAGAATGTTTGAAATCTTTCTTGATTGCGCTGTTGAACCAATCTTCACCACAAATCACAAGAAACAACCCAAGAGattctatagatgacatatgAATAGAGGAAGTAAAGCCAAAATCACGAACCAATTCATCATGCAATTTGTAGAACAACCGTGGTGACATTCTGAAGACTTCATAACATTATTTTGGATCATCTAGAGCATCCATAACCCAAGCCAAACCAGGATATGTTGGTGTTTTACGCTCATTCTTGTCAATATAAGATGCATAGTACCAAGATAAAAATGATGCAGCAAGATAGATAGTGCTTTGATTCTCTTTAATAGCCTCCATGACTCTCAGATCATGATCTTCTGAGTCACTCGAGTCTCTTTCACTCTCAGAAGAAGACATCTGTTCAAAAGGTACATAAAAAAAAGATAACCatatattattacaacaggAATCAACTCATGGAGAAATATTGTTATACAGCAAGAATAATGTCATATGTTCAATAAAAGATGGTACAATACAGCAGAGAAATAAATCATGTGTTCATGAaaaaatagtacaaccacacTAGTAAAATTGTGTAAGGTTCATAGAAAAAAATTGCACACAAGGAAAAGAGGTACAGAGAAACATGCAAACAGCATGTTCTCGCACTACATGGATGAATCATTCCTAGTCATCCACATATGCTTCATGGTAAGCTATTGGAATCGTTCTTCTGGCATCTCCAATGTCATAAACATCTCCCTTTCAGCCCGCTTGACAAACACTTAAGAAGCTATGAAGTGTTCTTTGGTCCCTGTAACAGCTCCACACTCCCTCACCAAAGTCATGACATCTCTGATGGAATAATCAGAACTTTCATCCTTCCTTGCCAAAGACTCACATGATGCAGTGCTCCTCTCACTCAAAGCAACGAGCTTGCTCAATTCTTTTTGCACCCAATGTCCTCCTGAACTTTTTGGTTTTTTACCCTTATCTTTCAGGTTAGAAGGAGCAGGACGCTTTCCTTTTGAAGGTTCAGGGGAGTATTCTTCACAGTCATCACTTGCTTCATTAGCCTCATAATCTTCATCCTTGTCTTCCGCTTCATCAGCTTCGGCATCTTGTTGATTATTAGGTGCAGCACCACTTGAAGGAGCCCAATGGTCATCTCCTGAGTTCCGAATATCTTCAAACATGATAGTCTTCAATTCTTCAAACTGAAGGGGTCCATCTTTGAATTTGCTAATTCCTGGATAATCCTGCAAACATATACAAATAAGTTTAAAAAATTGTTAGCACTTCAAATATATGCAAAAAATAGCCTCATAAACTCGTAAGGCTACCTTATTCAGCTGCTTCCACCTACTATCCGGTGCTTTATAGGTTTTCTTCTCATTGTCCCATCCTAATCCGGTTTTCTTAACCAATCTTTTCCAATTGGCATACTCTCTTCTCATCTTATCCCATTTATTTTTGAACTGCATTTTGGAATAATTCAACTCGATCTTGTCCTTAAATTTTTCCATCACATTCTTGTAGCCACTCTTGTTAAGGTGAGTGCCACTATGATTGTGTGCCGTCACTTGTTCAGCAAACAACTCACACAAAAGCTTAGTgttctcctcattccaatctgCGTTGTCGGACATCTTGCTGTCCAAAAAATAGTTCACATCGAGTAGCAGCATATTAAGCAAAACTATTGGTAACAATGAATAAAAATAGTGCACAATGTTCTACAAAGCTATCACTTATTTCTATATGTTTCTACATAACATACATAGCACAGATAACCTTTACACATGCTGTTGTGGGAAAATTTTGCATATACACTGTTGATATGTGATCCAAATTCAGAGAAGGCCGGGTTTTCGTAGTGTAGCGGAGAAAACCGGCCTCTAAAACACCGCAACCTTCCGAGatgtcggggggggggggggtgcataCTGTTATGGGAACAAATTTGCATAAACACATACTGTTACGGGAACAAATTTGCACAGGCCAAAGCAATACACCAATACCTTCCTACTACGGTCGATGGGCAGGAGGTCGGTTGCCGGTCAGGAGGGAGGACGCCGGGCAGCAGGCGGTCGCCGGGCAGCAGGGAGCACGCCGGCCAGCAGGGACGTCACCGGTCAGGACGGAGAAAGCCGGGCAGCAGGGAGGTCGCCGGCCACCTGGGAGCTGGACGGTGAGAAAGGGGCGGTCGCCGGCCACCAGGGAGGAAGCTGCGGAAGGGGAACCTGCGCCGGTGAGAGTGTCAGGACGCCGGCGGCTTGGATCTGGACGGCCGGCCACCGACCGCGGCGGCCTGAACAGAACGACAGGGAAGGGGGCGGACGGCAAGAAAACGGGGGAGGAGGACCTGGAGACGAGACGAACGGGGGCAGCGCACCTTAGAGAGCTCGCCGGTGGCCCGAATCTAGAGGGCTGGACGGAAGACGGCGGACGGCGGGGGCTGGACGGCGAAACCCTAGGCGGCGCCCTCCATTCTCCTGTGCGCTCGTGCAGGGGAAGGGGCGCTCGAAGGGGAGCGCTCGATCTGGGAGGGTGGGCGCCAGGGGGAGGGAACGGGCCTGGGAGTTTTGTTTAGTGGCAATTGCGGGTAATTTTCTACCAACTCTATGGGGAGGTCTATTTTTTGGTTGGTTGAGAAGCTGTTTTGGGCGCGGGAGGAGCTGGTTTTTTCCGATTCTCCGATCCCTTCGTAAAATGAGGAATCGATTCCTCTGCTCCACGCGAGAATTGCTCCACAGAAACAcctgtttggtagagctcctcGGATTCTCGGGGAGAATCAGGAGCTGGGAGCTCTACCAAACGGGTCCTAAGAGGCTGAGAGCTGAA from Panicum hallii strain FIL2 chromosome 9, PHallii_v3.1, whole genome shotgun sequence includes:
- the LOC112872831 gene encoding uncharacterized protein LOC112872831; translation: MSDNADWNEENTKLLCELFAEQVTAHNHSGTHLNKSGYKNVMEKFKDKIELNYSKMQFKNKWDKMRREYANWKRLVKKTGLGWDNEKKTYKAPDSRWKQLNKDYPGISKFKDGPLQFEELKTIMFEDIRNSGDDHWAPSSGAAPNNQQDAEADEAEDKDEDYEANEASDDCEEYSPEPSKGKRPAPSNLKDKGKKPKSSGGHWVQKELSKLVALSERSTASCESLARKDESSDYSIRDVMTLMSSSESERDSSDSEDHDLRVMEAIKENQSTIYLAASFLSWYYASYIDKNERKTPTYPGLAWVMDALDDPK